From a region of the Emcibacteraceae bacterium genome:
- a CDS encoding DUF6460 domain-containing protein, whose product MDKSTSGLIWKLVIASLCVGLLLSFFEIDPVALIENVPDTLGRILEVVLDIINWAGKYIILGAIIVIPIWILFNIKTIFQKLFGSKK is encoded by the coding sequence ATGGATAAATCAACATCCGGTTTAATCTGGAAACTTGTAATTGCCTCGCTTTGTGTTGGGCTATTGCTTAGCTTTTTTGAAATTGACCCCGTCGCTCTTATTGAAAATGTACCGGATACGCTCGGGCGAATACTTGAAGTCGTGCTTGATATTATCAACTGGGCTGGAAAATATATAATACTTGGCGCAATTATTGTTATTCCAATTTGGATATTGTTCAATATCAAAACAATTTTCCAAAAGTTATTTGGCAGTAAAAAGTAA
- a CDS encoding cytochrome b, whose amino-acid sequence MSANNTSNSYGWVSKTFHWGMFFIIVGQFWLGGNFKKDAYEGMGLSKLHFSVGLLILFLILIRFAWRAKNPIPELPEGTGKLQALGAHGLHILFYVLLIGLPVAGICIVQAKGGTVSFFGLFDVPRFVAKAESSADLAELMHEVFAKITFLSVLLHIGMALFHHYVKKDNVLRRMLPW is encoded by the coding sequence ATGTCAGCTAATAATACCAGTAATTCCTATGGATGGGTTTCAAAAACATTTCACTGGGGGATGTTTTTCATAATTGTTGGCCAGTTCTGGCTAGGGGGCAACTTCAAGAAAGATGCCTATGAAGGTATGGGCTTAAGCAAATTACATTTTTCTGTTGGGTTGCTCATTTTGTTTTTAATTTTAATTCGGTTTGCATGGCGCGCAAAAAACCCTATTCCGGAATTGCCGGAAGGAACCGGTAAACTGCAGGCTCTTGGCGCACACGGGCTCCATATTTTATTCTACGTGCTTCTCATCGGATTGCCGGTTGCAGGCATTTGTATTGTGCAGGCAAAAGGCGGTACCGTTTCATTTTTTGGATTGTTTGATGTGCCGAGATTTGTTGCTAAAGCTGAATCATCAGCGGATCTGGCCGAATTGATGCATGAAGTTTTTGCAAAAATTACCTTTCTTTCAGTGCTGCTGCATATAGGCATGGCGCTTTTCCATCATTATGTGAAGAAGGATAATGTGCTTCGCCGCATGCTGCCCTGGTAA